A region from the Micrococcus cohnii genome encodes:
- a CDS encoding DUF4191 domain-containing protein: MAKNSSPSSASGSTSLKEVKAMQRERRRQMKADKKNERAAKKATRGPGILSQLKQVFHMTRQHNPKLVLWMALAFVAALLIGLVIGLLLENPVTWVLIAIPFGLFAAVLVMNRLAERAMFAQIDGRPGAAGAALSTLRRGWIVREEPVAVNPRTQDVVFRAIGRPGVVLVTEGPSNRVAKLVQKERRTTERLLPNVPVRVVETGHGADQTPLHELTRVLKRMDKRLTKHEVAAVDKRLTALGTSKPPIPKGVDPHRARPDRRAMRGR; this comes from the coding sequence ATGGCCAAGAACTCCTCCCCCTCCTCCGCGTCCGGCTCGACCTCCCTCAAGGAGGTCAAGGCCATGCAGCGCGAACGTCGTCGGCAGATGAAGGCGGACAAGAAGAACGAGCGCGCCGCGAAGAAGGCGACTCGCGGGCCCGGGATTCTCTCCCAGCTCAAGCAGGTCTTCCACATGACCCGCCAGCACAACCCAAAGCTGGTGCTGTGGATGGCGCTGGCCTTCGTGGCGGCCCTGCTCATCGGCCTCGTGATCGGCCTGCTGCTCGAGAACCCGGTGACGTGGGTGCTCATCGCGATCCCCTTCGGCCTGTTCGCCGCGGTGTTGGTGATGAACCGGCTCGCCGAACGCGCTATGTTCGCGCAGATCGACGGCCGTCCCGGTGCCGCCGGGGCCGCTCTGTCGACGCTGCGCCGCGGATGGATCGTCCGTGAGGAGCCGGTCGCCGTGAACCCGCGCACCCAGGACGTCGTGTTCCGTGCGATCGGGCGGCCAGGCGTCGTGCTGGTCACCGAGGGCCCGTCGAACCGGGTGGCCAAGCTCGTGCAGAAGGAACGTCGTACCACCGAGCGGCTGCTGCCGAATGTGCCGGTCCGCGTCGTCGAGACCGGCCATGGCGCGGACCAGACGCCCCTGCACGAACTGACGCGCGTGCTCAAGCGCATGGACAAGCGCCTGACCAAGCACGAGGTCGCGGCCGTCGACAAGCGGCTGACGGCGCTGGGGACCTCGAAGCCGCCGATCCCCAAGGGCGTCGACCCGCACCGGGCGCGTCCGGACCGACGCGCCATGCGCGGTCGCTGA
- the lipA gene encoding lipoyl synthase yields MSTAPEGRRLLRVEARNAEVPVERKPDWIKAKVEMGPEYIGLKNKVKSSGLHTVCEEAGCPNIYECWEDREATFLIGGDICTRRCDFCDIATGKPRPLDMDEPQKVAENIREMNLRYATVTGVARDDQKDGAAWLYAETIRKIHELNPNTGVEILPPDFGAVPELVQQVFDARPEVFGHNLETVPRIFKKIRPAFTYEKSLKVLSMAKADGLVTKSNLILGMGESDEEIDQALQDLHEAGCDIITVTQYVRPSKLHHPIDRWVKPQEFVDWSARAEEIGFAGVMAGPLVRSSYRAGKLYASAMEKLGRQVPEHLSHLAGESTARQEATSVLARFS; encoded by the coding sequence ATGAGCACCGCACCCGAAGGCCGCCGCCTGCTGCGCGTCGAGGCACGCAACGCCGAGGTCCCCGTCGAACGCAAGCCCGACTGGATCAAGGCCAAGGTCGAGATGGGCCCGGAGTACATCGGCCTGAAGAACAAGGTGAAGAGCTCGGGCCTGCACACCGTGTGCGAAGAGGCCGGCTGCCCCAACATCTACGAATGCTGGGAGGACCGAGAGGCCACCTTCCTCATCGGCGGCGACATCTGCACACGCCGCTGCGACTTCTGCGACATCGCCACCGGCAAGCCGCGCCCCCTCGACATGGACGAGCCGCAGAAGGTCGCCGAGAACATTCGCGAGATGAATCTGCGCTACGCGACCGTCACCGGTGTCGCCCGCGACGACCAGAAGGATGGGGCCGCCTGGCTCTACGCGGAGACGATCCGCAAGATCCACGAGCTCAATCCGAACACGGGCGTGGAGATCCTCCCGCCGGACTTCGGCGCCGTCCCGGAGCTGGTGCAGCAGGTCTTCGACGCCCGCCCCGAGGTCTTCGGTCACAACCTCGAGACCGTCCCCCGGATCTTCAAGAAGATCCGTCCGGCGTTCACCTACGAGAAGTCCCTCAAGGTCCTGAGCATGGCCAAGGCGGACGGGCTCGTCACCAAGTCGAACCTGATCCTCGGCATGGGCGAGAGCGACGAGGAGATCGACCAGGCATTGCAGGACCTGCACGAGGCCGGCTGCGACATCATCACCGTCACCCAGTACGTGCGGCCCTCCAAGCTGCACCATCCGATCGACCGGTGGGTGAAGCCGCAGGAGTTCGTCGACTGGTCCGCGCGCGCCGAGGAAATCGGCTTCGCTGGCGTCATGGCTGGCCCGCTCGTGCGCTCGTCCTACCGGGCCGGCAAGCTCTACGCCTCCGCGATGGAGAAGCTCGGCCGTCAGGTCCCCGAGCACCTGAGCCACCTGGCCGGTGAGTCCACCGCCCGCCAGGAGGCGACCTCCGTGCTCGCCCGATTCTCCTGA
- the lipB gene encoding lipoyl(octanoyl) transferase LipB has product MSAHPLPPVRVLGLDPDFVDYREAWDLQKSLHADVLAGRSDGEILMLEHAEVYTAGRRTEDAERPTDGSEVVDVDRGGKITWHGPGQLVGYPVVRLRDRAHVKDFVWFIEEILIRTAADVGVEAVRVDGRAGIWVLADTDEQGRARPDRKVGAIGLAIHEGISTHGWALNCSNSLTPYESIIPCGIADASTTTLSAEVGRTVTPADVLPLLRRHLDDLGPEHIRTDFPEGPTA; this is encoded by the coding sequence ATGTCTGCGCACCCGCTGCCCCCCGTCCGTGTGCTCGGCCTCGACCCGGACTTCGTCGATTACCGAGAGGCCTGGGATCTGCAGAAATCCCTCCACGCCGACGTGCTCGCAGGCCGCAGCGACGGCGAGATCCTCATGCTCGAACACGCCGAGGTCTACACGGCCGGACGACGCACCGAGGACGCAGAGCGTCCCACCGACGGCTCCGAGGTGGTCGACGTGGACCGCGGCGGCAAGATCACCTGGCACGGCCCCGGTCAGCTCGTCGGCTACCCGGTGGTCCGCCTGCGCGACCGCGCCCACGTGAAGGACTTCGTTTGGTTCATCGAGGAGATTCTGATCCGCACCGCCGCGGACGTGGGCGTCGAAGCGGTGCGCGTCGACGGTCGTGCCGGCATCTGGGTTCTCGCCGACACCGACGAGCAGGGCCGGGCTCGCCCGGACCGCAAGGTCGGGGCGATCGGACTGGCCATTCATGAGGGAATCTCGACGCACGGCTGGGCGTTGAACTGCTCGAACTCGCTGACCCCCTACGAGTCGATCATCCCGTGCGGCATCGCCGATGCCTCCACGACCACGCTCTCGGCCGAGGTGGGGCGCACTGTGACGCCCGCAGACGTGCTGCCGTTGCTGCGCCGGCACCTCGACGACCTCGGCCCCGAGCACATCCGCACCGACTTCCCGGAAGGACCCACCGCATGA
- the glnA gene encoding type I glutamate--ammonia ligase yields the protein MFSKVEDVLSYIKEEGVEFVDIRFTDMPGQQHHFNVPASTVDEDFFVDGQLFDGSSIRGFQGIAESDMQLIPDIATAFIDPFRVRKTLAMNFSIVNPRTGEAYQRDPRGVAQRAEEYLASSGVADTAFFASEAEFYIFDDVRYKSTPRESYYAVDSEEAWWNTDRVEQGGNLGHKTPEGGGYFPVSPVDKQADLRDEISHVLGEVGLEVERAHHEVGAPGQAEINYKFNTLTHSADDLQKFKYVVKNVAEQFGQTATFMPKPVFGDGGSGMHCHQSLWNGGEPLFYDEKGYANLSDVARWYIGGLLEHSTAVLAFTNPTVNSYRRLVPGFEAPVSMVYSQGNRSAGIRIPITGSNPKAKRLEFRAPDASSNPYLAYAAQLMAGLDGIRNRIEPAEPIDKDLYELPPEEMADIKKAPASLEEALRGLEEDHEFLLAGDVFTEDLIRTWIEYKREQEIAPLTMRPNPYEFELYYSV from the coding sequence ATGTTCAGCAAGGTCGAGGACGTGCTCTCGTACATCAAGGAGGAGGGCGTCGAGTTCGTCGACATCCGCTTCACCGACATGCCGGGACAGCAGCACCACTTCAACGTGCCGGCCTCGACGGTGGACGAGGACTTCTTCGTGGACGGGCAGCTGTTCGACGGCTCCTCGATCCGTGGCTTCCAGGGCATCGCCGAGTCCGACATGCAGCTGATCCCGGACATCGCCACCGCGTTCATCGACCCGTTCCGCGTGCGCAAGACGCTGGCCATGAACTTCTCCATCGTGAACCCTCGCACCGGCGAGGCCTACCAGCGCGACCCGCGTGGCGTTGCCCAACGCGCGGAGGAGTACCTCGCCTCGTCCGGCGTCGCCGACACCGCGTTCTTCGCCTCCGAGGCGGAGTTCTACATCTTCGACGATGTGCGCTACAAGTCGACCCCGCGCGAGTCCTACTACGCCGTCGACTCCGAGGAGGCGTGGTGGAACACCGACCGCGTCGAGCAGGGCGGCAACCTCGGCCACAAGACCCCCGAGGGCGGCGGATACTTCCCCGTCTCCCCCGTCGACAAGCAGGCGGACCTGCGCGACGAGATCTCTCACGTGCTGGGCGAGGTCGGCCTCGAGGTCGAGCGTGCGCACCACGAGGTGGGCGCACCGGGGCAGGCGGAGATCAACTACAAGTTCAACACGCTGACCCACTCGGCCGACGACCTGCAGAAGTTCAAGTACGTCGTGAAGAACGTCGCCGAGCAGTTCGGGCAGACGGCCACCTTCATGCCGAAGCCGGTCTTCGGCGACGGCGGTTCGGGCATGCACTGCCACCAGTCGCTGTGGAACGGCGGCGAGCCGCTGTTCTACGACGAGAAGGGTTATGCGAACCTCTCGGACGTCGCCCGCTGGTACATCGGCGGCCTGCTCGAGCACTCGACCGCCGTGCTCGCGTTCACGAACCCGACCGTGAACTCCTACCGTCGCCTGGTGCCGGGCTTCGAGGCGCCCGTCTCGATGGTGTACTCGCAGGGCAACCGCTCGGCGGGGATCCGCATCCCGATCACCGGCTCGAATCCGAAGGCCAAGCGTCTCGAGTTCCGCGCGCCCGACGCCTCCTCGAACCCGTACCTGGCCTACGCCGCCCAGCTGATGGCCGGACTCGACGGCATCCGCAACCGCATCGAGCCGGCCGAGCCGATCGACAAGGACCTCTACGAGCTGCCGCCGGAAGAGATGGCCGACATCAAGAAGGCCCCCGCCTCCCTCGAGGAGGCCCTGCGCGGCCTCGAGGAGGACCACGAGTTCCTCCTCGCCGGCGATGTGTTCACCGAGGACCTGATCCGCACGTGGATCGAGTACAAGCGTGAGCAGGAGATCGCGCCGCTGACGATGCGGCCGAACCCGTACGAGTTCGAGCTGTACTACTCGGTCTGA
- a CDS encoding RDD family protein, which produces MAHRSESPRPDGPRRGEPLITRREMAGWVDGPGSSISRGRWPGDRLGLPESGSTSLARPMRRVGALFLDWFLAYGLAAWLFGGHPMAVLALFAAMHVIGLSLLATTVGKAIARTQVVQVGGASASFGSVLLRTGLLVLVVPLMIVDPDGRSLHDKAAGTVEIVM; this is translated from the coding sequence GTGGCACACAGAAGCGAATCCCCACGTCCCGACGGTCCCCGACGGGGTGAGCCGCTGATCACCCGTCGAGAGATGGCCGGGTGGGTCGACGGGCCTGGAAGTTCGATCTCGCGCGGCCGCTGGCCCGGTGACCGCCTCGGCCTGCCCGAGTCCGGTTCGACGTCCCTGGCGCGTCCGATGCGTCGGGTTGGGGCGCTGTTCCTCGACTGGTTCCTCGCGTACGGCCTCGCCGCGTGGCTCTTCGGCGGTCATCCGATGGCGGTCCTTGCCCTGTTCGCCGCGATGCACGTGATCGGCCTGAGCCTGCTGGCGACGACGGTCGGCAAGGCCATCGCCCGCACACAGGTCGTGCAGGTCGGCGGAGCCTCCGCCTCATTCGGCTCGGTGCTGCTGCGCACGGGACTGCTCGTGCTGGTCGTGCCGCTGATGATCGTGGACCCGGACGGGCGGAGTCTGCACGACAAGGCGGCGGGCACCGTCGAGATCGTCATGTGA